Proteins encoded by one window of Anas platyrhynchos isolate ZD024472 breed Pekin duck chromosome 14, IASCAAS_PekinDuck_T2T, whole genome shotgun sequence:
- the SOWAHA gene encoding ankyrin repeat domain-containing protein SOWAHA yields the protein MAELALSPAAVLGFLRERGGWVRNAELLGAFRPLLEAAGDAAERAERRELFKRSVNAVATVKERDGAKFVVLKRHLRPPPPPAGVPMDGGGPPPQGRLSPSPPEELRSPSEELPSPLEEQPSPPEALQSPLEEQPSPPEALRLPPEALKSFPDVLPSPPEEQPSPLEALKSPPEVLPSPPEEQPSPLEALNSPPEEQPSPRAVSELRGLFQRSGGGGVPLPAGGSGSRREPVPKPCMLPVRCVPSPAAAPEQPKEPGAALSPLPEEDEAGCRSPNLRRVPKTLRASEEPAAVPLEEAEHRWLVMAAEGQWSQQLHGLLLGDASLAARRDFISGFTALHWAAKNGNCDMVRNIIEVAQKEGTHVDVDARSHGGYTALHLAAMHGQETVISMLVRSYHAKTDLRDYSGKKPHQCLREGASIAIRRLLGDPSLEITGGSSLPIKKSTKIAASILSSTSTFLGVISDDMAFYDLTKGLRKPSSLNKLLAATTGPRRKPKTRGSFPSYCSLSEVAEEEEQEEVVVKRRPVSELFFGH from the coding sequence ATGGCGGAGCTCGCCCTCAGCCCCGCCGCCGTGCTGGGCTTCCTGAGGGAGCGCGGCGGGTGGGTGCGCAACGCCGAGCTGCTGGGAGCCTTCCGCCCGCTGCTGGAGGCCGCCGGGGACGCGGCGGAGCGGGCGGAGCGCCGGGAGCTCTTCAAGCGCTCGGTTAACGCCGTGGCCACGGTGAAGGAGCGCGACGGCGCCAAGTTCGTCGTCCTCAAGAGGCACCTGCGGCCCCCACCGCCGCCCGCGGGCGTCCCGATGGACGGCGGCGGGCCCCCGCCTCAGGGGCGGCTCTCGCCGTCGCCCCCCGAGGAGCTGAGGTCGCCCTCCGAGGAGCTGCCATCACCCCTCGAGGAGCAGCCGTCGCCCCCCGAGGCTCTGCAGTCGCCCCTCGAGGAGCAGCCATCGCCCCCAGAGGCACTGCGGTTGCCCCCTGAGGCGCTGAAGTCATTCCCCGATGTTCTGCCGTCACCCCCCGAGGAGCAGCCGTCACCCCTCGAGGCACTGAAGTCGCCCCCCGAGGTGCTGCCATCGCCCCCCGAGGAGCAGCCGTCACCCCTTGAGGCGCTGAATTCGCCCCCCGAGGAGCAGCCGTCGCCCCGTGCCGTGTCCGAGCTCCGTGGCCTCTTCCAGAGGAGCGGCGGTGGCGGGGTGCCCCTGCCCGCCGGCGGGTCCGGGAGCCGTCGGGAGCCGGTGCCCAAGCCCTGCATGCTGCCCGTGCGCTGCGTGCCGTCACCAGCCGCTGCCCCAGAGCAGCCCAAGGAGCCCGGAGCCGCCTTGTCGCCCTTGCCGGAGGAGGACGAGGCCGGGTGCCGCTCGCCCAACCTGCGGCGGGTCCCCAAGACGCTGCGGGCCAGCGAGGAGCCGGCAGCGGTGCCGCTGGAGGAGGCCGAGCACCGCTGGCTGGTGATGGCGGCCGAGGGGCAGTGGTCCCAGCAGCTCCacgggctgctgctgggcgaCGCCAGCCTGGCGGCCCGGCGGGACTTCATCTCGGGCTTCACCGCCCTGCACTGGGCCGCCAAGAACGGCAACTGCGACATGGTGAGGAACATCATCGAGGTGGCGCAGAAGGAGGGCACGCACGTCGACGTGGACGCCAGGTCGCACGGCGGCTACACGGCGCTCCACCTTGCCGCCATGCACGGCCAGGAGACCGTCATCAGCATGCTGGTCCGCAGCTACCACGCCAAGACCGACCTGAGGGACTACAGCGGGAAGAAGCCGCACCAGTGCTTGAGGGAAGGGGCCTCCATTGCCATCAGGCGCTTGCTGGGGGACCCCAGCCTCGAAATCACTGGGGGATCCTCCCTGCCCATAAAGAAGAGCACCAAGATCGCTGCTTCCATCCTGAGCTCCACCAGTACGTTCCTGGGGGTCATATCCGATGACATGGCTTTCTATGACCTCACCAAAGGCTTGAGGAAGCCTTCGTCCCTGAACAAGCTCCTGGCTGCCACGACAGGCCCGAGGAGGAAGCCAAAGACCAGAGGGAGCTTCCCTTCGTATTGTTCCCTCtcggaggtggcggaggaggaggagcaagAGGAGGTCGTTGTGAAACGCCGGCCGGTCTCCGAGCTGTTCTTTGGCCACTAG